The [Bacillus] selenitireducens MLS10 genome includes a region encoding these proteins:
- the rapZ gene encoding RNase adapter RapZ, with protein MKPTETKVPSLELVIITGMSGAGKTVAVQSFEDMGYFCVDNLPPSLMPKFIDLVEGSGGKMNKVALVIDLRAREFFDHLFQAIDAMSSESQISPRILFLDAEDQKLVSRYKETRRNHPLADGGGPLEGIKAEREMLDEMKGQAQTIIDTTNLKPLQLRERIIEQFSGDQTDNFSIHLLSFGFKHGIPIDADLVFDVRFLPNPHYIDHMRPKTGLDEEVYEYVLKWNETRQFIEKLDDLLQYMVPHYKREGKQQLVIAIGCTGGKHRSVTLAEYFNKVFIEKAYQTYVTHRDIEKGRKEG; from the coding sequence ATGAAGCCGACCGAAACAAAGGTGCCATCCCTCGAGCTCGTGATCATTACCGGCATGTCCGGGGCAGGGAAGACCGTTGCCGTTCAGAGTTTTGAAGATATGGGGTATTTCTGTGTGGATAACCTCCCGCCGTCACTCATGCCGAAGTTCATCGACCTGGTGGAAGGTTCCGGCGGGAAGATGAACAAAGTGGCGCTCGTGATCGATCTGAGGGCGAGAGAGTTTTTTGATCACCTTTTTCAGGCGATTGACGCCATGTCCTCGGAGTCTCAGATATCGCCGCGGATCCTCTTTCTCGATGCGGAGGATCAGAAGCTCGTGTCCCGCTATAAAGAAACAAGGCGGAATCATCCGCTTGCTGACGGGGGCGGACCGCTTGAAGGCATTAAAGCCGAGCGGGAAATGCTCGATGAAATGAAAGGTCAGGCTCAGACGATCATCGATACGACGAATTTGAAGCCGTTGCAGCTTCGGGAGCGGATCATTGAACAGTTCTCCGGTGATCAGACGGACAACTTCTCCATTCACCTCCTCTCGTTCGGCTTCAAACACGGCATTCCGATCGATGCGGATCTGGTGTTTGATGTACGCTTCCTGCCCAATCCGCATTACATCGATCATATGAGGCCCAAAACCGGACTCGATGAAGAGGTCTATGAGTATGTGCTGAAATGGAACGAGACGAGGCAGTTTATCGAGAAACTCGACGATCTGCTTCAGTATATGGTGCCGCACTATAAGCGCGAAGGGAAGCAGCAGCTGGTGATTGCCATCGGCTGTACCGGCGGGAAACACCGCTCAGTGACGCTCGCCGAATACTTCAATAAAGTCTTTATTGAAAAGGCCTATCAGACGTATGTGACTCACAGGGACATCGAAAAGGGGCGCAAAGAAGGATGA